Proteins encoded within one genomic window of Chitinophaga parva:
- a CDS encoding sigma 54-interacting transcriptional regulator, producing MKQKILIVEDQFVEADYFRLMLTKGGYTVTGTARTVTEAQEMIRKDRPHFVLLDILLKGRQTGIDLARQLAEDHLPFVYLSANSNEEILHAAKATQPYGFLVKPVREKDLLVMLEIARYRHEHSVETQHRKEATTQQNIARILASTAGWEQKMLDLTTTLQPGIPFDYLVASPDDATRLRLPWISYLRVGLNEYQKIDATALHNITGKTPEARRHAQDSAALPAFYNAGALPAVYETAPLHRLLTGTFNMHSLFTIPVQLAGGKSFTLDLYSRKPDAYHNDHVSLLTRVQDALQKGIEKHLSGAVTGASKATVAITAPTEAKGFEGMVGHSAAMLGVVDHVSQVAPTDTSVILLGESGTGKEKIADCIHALSPRQGKPFIKVNCAALPASLIESELFGHERGAFTGASEKRTGKFEKADKGTIFLDEIGEMPLELQAKLLRVLQEKEIERVGGTDTIRIDVRIIAATNKNLEKEVAEGRFRLDLYYRLNVFPVTLPPLRQRYEDIPALAQHFIAQYNRKTGKKITGFSAHALKKMLAYHWPGNIRELEHLVERHVLLAKGTVIEDVALPHPYETSAPGGMEPSRMKTIQENERDYIIAVLRKCNGRVWGQGAAAEILNLPPSTLKTRMKKLGIRKEYRE from the coding sequence ATGAAACAGAAAATTCTCATTGTAGAAGACCAGTTTGTAGAAGCGGATTATTTCCGTCTCATGCTGACAAAGGGAGGATACACTGTAACAGGCACAGCACGCACCGTTACAGAAGCGCAGGAAATGATCCGCAAAGACCGTCCTCACTTTGTGTTACTGGATATCCTGCTCAAGGGCCGGCAAACAGGTATAGACCTGGCCAGGCAACTGGCGGAAGACCATCTGCCTTTCGTATACCTGTCTGCCAATTCCAACGAAGAGATCCTGCATGCAGCAAAAGCTACGCAACCTTACGGCTTCCTGGTAAAACCCGTGCGCGAAAAAGACCTGCTGGTGATGCTGGAAATTGCCAGGTACCGCCATGAGCACAGCGTTGAAACCCAACACCGGAAAGAAGCTACCACGCAGCAAAACATTGCCCGCATCCTGGCCAGCACTGCCGGCTGGGAGCAAAAAATGCTCGATCTCACCACTACCCTTCAACCGGGTATACCGTTTGATTACCTGGTGGCCAGCCCGGATGATGCTACCCGGTTGCGATTGCCGTGGATCAGCTATTTGCGTGTGGGCCTCAATGAATATCAAAAAATAGATGCAACGGCCCTTCACAACATCACCGGTAAAACACCGGAAGCCCGGCGGCATGCACAAGACAGCGCAGCCCTGCCCGCTTTTTACAATGCAGGTGCGCTGCCTGCCGTTTATGAAACTGCTCCATTACACCGGTTATTAACGGGCACCTTCAACATGCATTCACTTTTCACCATACCCGTGCAACTGGCAGGCGGTAAATCCTTTACCCTGGACCTGTACAGCCGCAAGCCGGATGCTTATCACAATGATCATGTTTCATTGTTAACCCGGGTACAGGATGCACTGCAAAAAGGTATTGAAAAACATTTGTCCGGTGCAGTTACCGGTGCATCAAAGGCCACTGTTGCGATAACAGCACCCACGGAGGCAAAAGGTTTTGAAGGCATGGTAGGCCATAGCGCGGCCATGCTGGGTGTGGTGGACCATGTATCACAGGTGGCGCCCACAGACACCTCGGTGATACTGCTGGGGGAAAGCGGCACCGGCAAGGAAAAGATCGCAGACTGCATACACGCCTTATCACCCAGGCAGGGAAAGCCATTCATCAAAGTGAACTGCGCCGCCCTGCCGGCAAGCCTGATCGAGTCAGAACTTTTTGGTCATGAAAGAGGCGCCTTTACCGGCGCCAGTGAAAAGCGCACAGGTAAGTTTGAAAAGGCAGACAAAGGGACCATCTTCCTGGACGAAATAGGGGAAATGCCGCTGGAACTGCAGGCAAAATTATTGCGGGTGCTGCAGGAGAAAGAAATTGAAAGAGTGGGTGGTACAGATACCATCCGCATTGATGTGCGCATTATTGCGGCTACCAATAAGAACCTGGAAAAAGAAGTGGCCGAGGGGCGCTTCCGCCTGGATCTTTATTACCGGCTGAATGTATTCCCGGTAACGCTGCCCCCCCTGCGCCAGCGGTACGAGGATATTCCTGCGCTGGCACAGCATTTCATTGCACAATACAACCGCAAAACAGGCAAAAAGATCACCGGCTTCTCTGCGCATGCGCTTAAAAAAATGCTGGCCTATCACTGGCCGGGGAATATCCGGGAACTGGAGCACCTGGTAGAGCGGCATGTGCTGCTGGCAAAGGGCACGGTGATCGAAGATGTGGCGCTGCCCCACCCATATGAAACCAGCGCCCCTGGTGGCATGGAGCCCTCGCGGATGAAGACCATCCAGGAAAACGAGCGGGATTACATTATTGCGGTGCTGCGCAAATGCAACGGCAGGGTGTGGGGACAAGGTGCGGCTGCGGAGATCCTGAACCTGCCGCCATCTACCTTGAAAACAAGGATGAAAAAATTGGGGATACGGAAGGAGTACAGGGA
- a CDS encoding histidine kinase dimerization/phosphoacceptor domain -containing protein, with translation MRRLLIALIFVAGLHSRAHGQLHLTNDTTTINRLLQQSDDYYLHRDDKAGIDSALLLAQQAAAIAATHKDAAGTGNSDMAISKALSKAQQRDKAKAYVAHAIQVFADARLLTDLGFAYWEMSGYYNISEQQYPEKMRYIEKSVAAFHAAGNIRKEADALRELADARQIYGDYAQSLVELKQALKLYQSINAQDLERMYDLMGDVSCSLGNLNDAVQYGLLAIQAAEKAHDTTLQVCTVYNHLGITYYYLNEYVTSASYYAKALAVAEKYKSYNDIYLIGFNYGNNLIRQRKYMECNQHLGNILRKYPNADTPYLVLYTTSFLANYSVLKDIPNAQRQFNRLQQLTKGRTLENDAARSVYGAEIDYLLASGQHALARQYLEADEKLLSTNSTLIQLAANQIAWVRLDSAVGDFRDAFRHFHRYAILKDSIFNKEKTHHIAQMNVLYETNKKDQDILLKEKNIELLNQKAKVQSSELVRANQTRNWILGVILLLIIITGLLINYSRLKQRTNQQLRVQQKEIEKNNLSLQKLVAEKEWLVKEIHHRVKNNFQIVQGLLGTQSGYLKSEEAVNALSDSQHRVQAMSLIHQKLYQTEKLSAINMAEYIPELVSYLRDSFNIKPVIQFNLQVAPVELDIAHSIPLGLLLNEAVTNAIKYAFPGSRAGIITITLKRNRDHELVLLIKDNGVGLPANFDQDHVSSMGMRLMQGLTGDMDGHLSIHSNGGTEIQVAFPYHFTTSDASYSATADLTNLI, from the coding sequence ATGCGTAGGCTACTGATAGCGCTGATCTTTGTAGCTGGCCTGCATTCGCGTGCCCACGGCCAATTACACCTTACCAACGATACCACCACCATAAACCGCCTGCTGCAGCAAAGCGATGATTATTACCTGCACCGGGATGACAAAGCAGGCATAGACAGCGCCTTGCTGCTCGCACAACAGGCAGCCGCCATTGCCGCCACACACAAAGATGCAGCCGGCACCGGCAACAGTGATATGGCGATCTCAAAAGCTTTATCTAAAGCGCAGCAAAGGGACAAAGCGAAAGCATATGTGGCCCATGCCATCCAAGTATTTGCAGACGCACGGCTGCTCACGGACCTTGGCTTTGCCTATTGGGAAATGTCTGGCTACTACAACATTTCAGAGCAGCAATACCCCGAGAAGATGCGCTACATCGAAAAATCTGTTGCGGCTTTTCATGCAGCAGGCAATATCCGCAAGGAAGCAGACGCACTGCGGGAACTGGCTGATGCACGGCAGATCTACGGCGACTATGCACAGTCCCTGGTGGAATTGAAGCAGGCGTTGAAACTCTACCAGTCTATCAACGCCCAGGACCTGGAGCGCATGTATGACCTGATGGGCGATGTTTCCTGCAGCCTCGGTAACCTCAACGACGCAGTACAATACGGGCTGCTGGCTATCCAGGCTGCGGAGAAGGCCCATGATACCACCCTCCAGGTATGCACCGTTTACAACCACCTCGGCATCACTTATTATTATCTCAACGAATATGTTACTTCCGCCAGCTATTATGCAAAAGCGCTGGCGGTAGCGGAAAAGTATAAATCTTACAACGACATTTATCTCATCGGCTTCAATTATGGCAATAACCTGATCCGCCAGCGGAAGTACATGGAGTGCAACCAGCACCTGGGCAACATCCTGCGGAAATACCCAAATGCAGACACGCCCTACCTGGTGCTTTACACTACCAGTTTTCTTGCCAACTACAGTGTGCTGAAAGACATACCGAATGCACAACGGCAGTTTAACCGGCTGCAACAACTCACCAAAGGCCGTACACTGGAAAATGACGCGGCCCGGAGCGTGTACGGTGCGGAAATTGACTACCTGCTGGCAAGCGGGCAGCATGCGCTGGCCCGCCAGTACCTGGAGGCAGATGAAAAACTGCTATCCACAAATTCTACTTTGATACAACTTGCCGCCAACCAGATAGCATGGGTACGCCTGGACTCCGCAGTAGGGGATTTCCGGGATGCCTTCCGCCATTTCCACCGGTATGCTATTTTGAAGGACTCTATTTTCAACAAGGAAAAAACCCATCATATTGCACAGATGAATGTGCTCTATGAAACCAATAAAAAGGACCAGGATATTTTATTGAAAGAAAAGAACATTGAACTGCTGAATCAGAAAGCCAAAGTACAAAGCAGTGAACTGGTGAGGGCCAACCAAACGCGCAACTGGATCCTGGGTGTGATCCTGCTGCTGATCATCATCACCGGGCTGCTGATCAATTATTCCAGGTTAAAACAGCGCACCAACCAGCAACTGCGCGTGCAACAGAAAGAGATAGAAAAGAACAACCTTTCCCTGCAAAAACTGGTGGCGGAAAAAGAATGGCTGGTAAAAGAGATCCATCACCGGGTGAAGAATAACTTCCAGATCGTGCAAGGCCTCCTGGGCACACAATCCGGCTACCTGAAAAGCGAAGAGGCCGTAAACGCTCTTTCCGACAGTCAGCACCGGGTGCAGGCCATGTCACTCATTCACCAGAAACTGTATCAAACAGAAAAATTATCTGCCATCAACATGGCGGAGTACATTCCCGAACTGGTGAGCTACCTGCGGGACAGCTTCAACATCAAACCGGTCATCCAGTTTAACCTGCAGGTAGCACCGGTGGAACTGGACATCGCACATTCTATCCCCCTTGGCCTCCTGCTGAATGAAGCCGTTACCAACGCCATCAAATACGCATTCCCCGGCAGCCGGGCAGGCATTATTACCATCACCCTTAAAAGGAACCGGGACCATGAACTGGTATTGCTGATCAAAGACAACGGCGTAGGCCTCCCGGCAAATTTTGACCAGGACCACGTATCGTCTATGGGCATGCGGCTGATGCAGGGCCTTACCGGTGATATGGACGGGCACCTTTCTATACACAGTAACGGGGGCACGGAGATCCAGGTTGCCTTCCCTTATCATTTTACTACCAGCGATGCATCTTATTCCGCCACCGCTGATTTAACTAACCTGATATGA
- a CDS encoding alpha/beta hydrolase, with protein MRTNQTTTVLFITGAFVHHSCWDAWRTYFEGKGYTTLAPPWPHKEGSAEMLRNSHPNADIAANRLAPLTEYYAGIAKGLPEKPILVGHSIGGLIVQLLLQRGLGAAGVAIHSVPPQGIITFKFSFLKAGWGPLGFFTATSKSFMMSFHQWKYAFTNGMDCDAQKDAYYQYAIPESKLIVRDTITSAAHVDFKQPHAPLLLTSGTTDHTIPASLNYANYRKYAKGQSVTDYKAFEGRNHFVLGQATWKEDADYIIAWLEKL; from the coding sequence ATGAGAACGAATCAAACCACTACAGTGCTGTTTATTACCGGCGCTTTTGTGCATCACAGTTGCTGGGATGCATGGAGAACTTACTTTGAAGGCAAAGGCTACACTACCCTGGCGCCGCCATGGCCCCACAAAGAAGGCAGTGCGGAGATGCTGCGCAACAGTCACCCTAATGCAGATATAGCCGCTAACCGCCTGGCGCCACTGACGGAGTATTATGCCGGTATTGCAAAGGGACTGCCGGAAAAGCCCATCCTGGTGGGTCATTCCATCGGTGGGCTCATCGTGCAGCTGCTGCTGCAGCGTGGGCTGGGAGCCGCGGGTGTGGCCATTCATTCCGTGCCGCCACAAGGCATTATTACGTTCAAATTCTCATTCCTGAAAGCAGGCTGGGGGCCACTCGGGTTTTTCACCGCTACCAGTAAGTCTTTCATGATGTCGTTCCACCAATGGAAGTATGCGTTTACGAACGGGATGGACTGCGATGCACAAAAGGATGCGTATTACCAGTACGCCATTCCTGAATCGAAGCTGATCGTGCGCGATACCATTACCAGTGCGGCACACGTTGATTTTAAACAGCCACATGCCCCATTGCTGCTCACTTCCGGCACTACAGACCATACCATACCGGCATCGCTCAATTATGCCAACTACCGGAAATATGCAAAGGGCCAGTCCGTGACGGACTATAAAGCATTTGAAGGCCGGAACCATTTTGTGCTGGGCCAGGCTACCTGGAAAGAAGACGCGGACTATATCATTGCCTGGCTGGAAAAATTATAA
- a CDS encoding alpha/beta fold hydrolase, producing MKKQHVGVLFLLMIVMVWAKQPVQGQSAPKAASTIPSLQPAPPPGGFKHAYAHVNGIDIHYVVGGSGEPLVLLHGFGQNWYMWARLMPELSKHFTVIAPDLPGVGESGKPDTGYDKKTMATYIHGLVQSLHYQHINLAGHDIGLMVAYAYAAQFPDEVNKLALMDALLPGIEPVWSQVKGSAWWFGFFAWPASGELVAGRERLFLTNFWPQVAHVKDPFTPAEVNEYVRAYAVKGGTTGAFHWFGAFEQDAKDNQEFAKTKLKMPVLAMGGEYFAAAFLTEHCKLVAEHVETADIKGSGHWVVEENTAAVQEGLLHFFLE from the coding sequence ATGAAAAAACAACATGTCGGAGTTCTCTTTTTGCTGATGATCGTGATGGTATGGGCCAAACAACCGGTACAGGGCCAGTCTGCCCCAAAAGCGGCCAGTACCATCCCCTCCCTGCAACCCGCACCCCCTCCCGGGGGATTTAAACATGCCTATGCGCACGTGAATGGTATCGATATTCACTATGTGGTGGGCGGCTCCGGGGAGCCGCTTGTACTGTTGCATGGCTTTGGACAAAACTGGTACATGTGGGCCCGTCTTATGCCCGAGCTGTCAAAACATTTTACCGTAATAGCGCCAGACCTCCCGGGCGTAGGTGAATCCGGCAAACCGGACACCGGGTACGACAAAAAAACGATGGCCACCTATATCCATGGCCTGGTGCAATCACTCCATTACCAGCATATCAACCTGGCGGGCCATGATATAGGCCTGATGGTAGCTTATGCGTATGCGGCGCAGTTCCCGGATGAAGTGAACAAGCTGGCACTCATGGATGCATTGCTGCCCGGCATAGAGCCGGTATGGAGCCAGGTAAAAGGATCGGCCTGGTGGTTTGGTTTCTTCGCCTGGCCGGCATCCGGTGAGCTGGTAGCCGGCCGCGAAAGGCTTTTCCTGACAAATTTCTGGCCCCAGGTAGCGCACGTGAAAGATCCGTTCACGCCGGCGGAGGTGAATGAGTATGTGCGGGCATATGCCGTGAAAGGTGGCACCACCGGTGCTTTCCATTGGTTTGGCGCGTTTGAACAGGATGCAAAGGATAACCAGGAATTTGCGAAAACAAAACTGAAAATGCCGGTACTGGCCATGGGTGGTGAATATTTTGCGGCGGCGTTCTTAACGGAGCACTGCAAGCTGGTGGCGGAGCATGTGGAAACGGCTGATATTAAAGGCTCCGGCCACTGGGTGGTAGAGGAGAATACAGCAGCGGTGCAGGAAGGCCTGTTACACTTCTTCCTGGAATAA
- a CDS encoding universal stress protein yields MKIITAVIDALQFNETQLNNFYQLAKTVDGEVTIALLEHTVAEMYPLAAANPEVFANTFEALDLPSKAELEQRVQQGLKKLKDLCLINHIKMELHEETGLPVASLLKETRFSDLLLINRDASFSTLLRATEPSLLPDVLAGAECPVVVLPEVLSPVREVIFTFNGSYSSMYAIREFTQLMSCYHSLPVTVLYVKEKQQPLPFEKQLKEYLDHYYGQVSFVVMEGEPATVLSGYAAQHPQAIVTLGAYGRSNTSRFFHHSDANRLAYQSGLPLFITHA; encoded by the coding sequence ATGAAAATAATAACTGCGGTCATAGATGCCCTTCAGTTCAATGAGACGCAACTGAACAACTTTTACCAGTTGGCAAAGACGGTGGACGGGGAAGTTACCATTGCATTACTTGAGCATACGGTAGCAGAAATGTATCCCCTGGCCGCGGCAAATCCTGAAGTATTTGCCAATACGTTTGAAGCGCTGGACCTTCCCTCCAAAGCCGAATTAGAGCAACGGGTGCAGCAGGGGCTTAAGAAGTTGAAAGATCTTTGTCTTATCAACCATATAAAAATGGAATTGCACGAAGAAACGGGTTTACCGGTGGCGTCCTTATTGAAGGAAACCCGGTTTTCAGACCTGTTACTTATTAATCGCGATGCTTCATTTTCCACGTTGTTGAGAGCAACGGAGCCCAGTCTATTGCCGGATGTGCTGGCAGGGGCCGAATGCCCGGTGGTGGTATTGCCTGAAGTGCTTTCACCGGTGAGGGAAGTGATCTTTACATTTAATGGCAGTTATTCCTCCATGTATGCCATCCGGGAGTTTACACAGCTAATGTCTTGCTATCACAGCCTTCCGGTAACAGTGCTGTATGTGAAGGAAAAGCAACAGCCGTTGCCGTTTGAAAAACAGTTGAAGGAATACCTGGATCACTATTACGGGCAGGTTTCTTTCGTTGTGATGGAAGGTGAGCCAGCTACCGTATTGTCTGGTTATGCTGCACAGCATCCCCAGGCTATTGTTACACTCGGGGCGTACGGGCGGAGCAATACATCGCGTTTCTTTCATCACAGTGACGCTAACCGGTTAGCGTACCAGTCTGGACTTCCCTTATTCATTACCCATGCCTGA